One genomic window of Triplophysa rosa linkage group LG11, Trosa_1v2, whole genome shotgun sequence includes the following:
- the mlx gene encoding max-like protein X isoform X1: MTENSASPEDPWLKQTDGTFSDSGFDHSFFAESALKGSVVSRANSIGSTSASSVPNTDDEDSDNRHETPYKESYKDRRRQAHTQAEQKRRDAIKKGYDDLQYIVPTCQQQSEFAVATQKMSKATVLQKTIDYIQFLHKEKKKQEEEVSTLRKEVMALKIMKTNYEHIVKAHQNNPQQGSEQVSDQVKFSVFQSIMDSLFQSFSTSVSVSSFQELSACVFSWIEEHCKPKTLREFVVTVLRQVNEQMY; encoded by the exons ATGACGGAAAACAGCGCGTCGCCGGAGGATCCCTGGCTTAAA CAGACAGACGGGACTTTCAGCGACAGCGGCTTCGACCACA GTTTCTTTGCAGAGAGCGCTCTCAAAGGAAGTGTGGTTTCAAGAGCCAACAGCATTGGATCCACAAGTGCCTCTTCAGTACCAAATACAG ATGATGAAGACAGTGACAACAGACACGAGACTCCCTATAAAGAGTCATACAAAGACCGGAGGAGACAAGCGCACACTCAAGCTGAGCAGAAACGCAGGGATGCCATAAAG AAAGGTTATGATGACCTGCAGTATATAGTGCCTACATGCCAGCAGCAGTCTGAGTTTGCCGTGGCTACACAGAAGATGAGCAAAGCCACAGTCCTGCAGAAAA CCATCGACTATATTCAGTTTCTCCACAAAGAAAAGAAGAAGCAGGAAGAGGAAGTTTCCACACTGAGGAAGGAGGTGATGGCGTTGAAGATTATGAAAAC GAACTATGAGCACATTGTGAAGGCGCATCAGAATAACCCTCAGCAGGGCAGCGAGCAGGTTTCCGATCAGGTGAAGTTCAGCGTGTTTCAGAGCATCATGGACTCTTTGTTCCAGTCCTTCAGTACCTCTGTGTCTGTCAGCAGCTTTCAGGAGCTTTCTGCCTGTGTCTTCAGCTGGATAGAGGAGCACTGCAAGCCTAAG ACGCTGAGGGAGTTTGTGGTGACTGTTTTGCGGCAGGTGAACGAGCAGATGTACTGA
- the mlx gene encoding max-like protein X isoform X2, which yields MTENSASPEDPWLKTDGTFSDSGFDHSFFAESALKGSVVSRANSIGSTSASSVPNTDDEDSDNRHETPYKESYKDRRRQAHTQAEQKRRDAIKKGYDDLQYIVPTCQQQSEFAVATQKMSKATVLQKTIDYIQFLHKEKKKQEEEVSTLRKEVMALKIMKTNYEHIVKAHQNNPQQGSEQVSDQVKFSVFQSIMDSLFQSFSTSVSVSSFQELSACVFSWIEEHCKPKTLREFVVTVLRQVNEQMY from the exons ATGACGGAAAACAGCGCGTCGCCGGAGGATCCCTGGCTTAAA ACAGACGGGACTTTCAGCGACAGCGGCTTCGACCACA GTTTCTTTGCAGAGAGCGCTCTCAAAGGAAGTGTGGTTTCAAGAGCCAACAGCATTGGATCCACAAGTGCCTCTTCAGTACCAAATACAG ATGATGAAGACAGTGACAACAGACACGAGACTCCCTATAAAGAGTCATACAAAGACCGGAGGAGACAAGCGCACACTCAAGCTGAGCAGAAACGCAGGGATGCCATAAAG AAAGGTTATGATGACCTGCAGTATATAGTGCCTACATGCCAGCAGCAGTCTGAGTTTGCCGTGGCTACACAGAAGATGAGCAAAGCCACAGTCCTGCAGAAAA CCATCGACTATATTCAGTTTCTCCACAAAGAAAAGAAGAAGCAGGAAGAGGAAGTTTCCACACTGAGGAAGGAGGTGATGGCGTTGAAGATTATGAAAAC GAACTATGAGCACATTGTGAAGGCGCATCAGAATAACCCTCAGCAGGGCAGCGAGCAGGTTTCCGATCAGGTGAAGTTCAGCGTGTTTCAGAGCATCATGGACTCTTTGTTCCAGTCCTTCAGTACCTCTGTGTCTGTCAGCAGCTTTCAGGAGCTTTCTGCCTGTGTCTTCAGCTGGATAGAGGAGCACTGCAAGCCTAAG ACGCTGAGGGAGTTTGTGGTGACTGTTTTGCGGCAGGTGAACGAGCAGATGTACTGA